A single region of the Leptothrix cholodnii SP-6 genome encodes:
- a CDS encoding Lrp/AsnC ligand binding domain-containing protein, whose product MVSDNDAPVIDKIDRKILRQLQADGRISNLKLAEAVHLSPTAVLERVRRLTRDGFVLGYEARLNPKLLGAGLMVFVEVLLDRTVHDVMDTFKAAVQVRPEILECHLVAGGFDYLLKTRVADMAAYREFIGTVIWTLPGVRETRTYVVMEEVKCTAAIAL is encoded by the coding sequence ATGGTTTCAGACAACGACGCTCCCGTCATCGACAAGATCGACCGCAAGATCCTGCGCCAGCTGCAGGCCGACGGGCGCATCTCGAACCTCAAGCTGGCCGAGGCGGTGCACCTGTCGCCCACCGCCGTGCTCGAGCGGGTGCGCCGCCTCACGCGCGACGGCTTCGTGCTGGGCTACGAGGCGCGCCTCAATCCCAAGCTGCTGGGTGCCGGGCTGATGGTGTTCGTGGAGGTGCTGCTCGACCGCACCGTGCACGACGTGATGGACACCTTCAAGGCGGCCGTGCAGGTGCGCCCGGAGATCCTCGAGTGCCACCTCGTGGCGGGCGGTTTCGACTACCTGCTCAAGACCCGCGTGGCCGACATGGCGGCCTACCGCGAGTTCATCGGCACCGTGATCTGGACCCTGCCGGGCGTGCGCGAGACACGCACCTACGTGGTGATGGAAGAGGTCAAGTGCACGGCGGCGATCGCCTTGTGA
- a CDS encoding YggS family pyridoxal phosphate-dependent enzyme: MTTIATRLQQVHGRLTNACRAAQRPDNSVALLAVSKTQPADAIRCAHAAGQRAFGENYVQEALAKIAQLADLRQQIEWHLIGPLQGNKTRVVAEAFDWVHSIDRLRIAQRLSEQRPAGAAPLQVCLQVNISGEASKSGLAPADVADVAHAVAALPRLRLRGLMAIPEPDGDLESQRRPHRALRELFESLQARGLALDTLSMGMSADLEAAVLEGATMVRIGTAVFGARA; this comes from the coding sequence ATGACGACGATCGCAACACGCCTACAACAAGTGCACGGACGCCTTACCAACGCTTGCAGAGCCGCGCAGCGGCCCGACAACAGCGTGGCGCTGCTGGCCGTGAGCAAGACCCAGCCCGCCGACGCCATCCGCTGCGCCCATGCCGCCGGCCAGCGCGCCTTCGGCGAGAACTACGTGCAGGAGGCGCTCGCCAAGATCGCGCAGCTGGCCGACCTGCGCCAGCAGATCGAGTGGCACCTGATCGGCCCGCTGCAGGGCAACAAGACCCGCGTGGTGGCCGAAGCCTTCGACTGGGTGCACAGCATCGACCGCCTCAGGATCGCGCAGCGCCTGAGCGAACAGCGCCCGGCCGGCGCCGCGCCGCTGCAGGTCTGCCTGCAGGTCAACATCAGCGGCGAGGCCAGCAAGAGCGGCCTCGCACCCGCCGACGTGGCCGACGTCGCCCACGCCGTGGCGGCCCTGCCGCGCCTGCGGCTGCGCGGCCTGATGGCCATCCCCGAGCCCGACGGCGACCTCGAATCGCAACGCCGGCCGCACCGCGCGCTGCGCGAGCTGTTCGAGTCGCTGCAGGCCCGGGGGCTGGCGCTGGACACCCTGTCGATGGGCATGAGCGCCGACCTCGAGGCCGCGGTGCTGGAAGGCGCGACGATGGTGCGGATCGGCACGGCGGTGTTCGGCGCACGGGCTTGA
- a CDS encoding type IV pilus twitching motility protein PilT, which translates to MDITQLLAFSVRNKASDLHLSAGLPPMIRVHGDVRRINVDPLGHKNVHEMVYDVMNDAQRKVFEETLECDFSFEIQGLSRFRVNAFNHNRGAGAVFRTIPSKILTLEDLNCPKVFAELSLKPRGMVLVTGPTGSGKSTTLAAMVNHRNENEYGHILTVEDPIEFVHESKKCLINQREVGAQTLSFSNALRSALREDPDAILVGELRDLETIRLALTAAETGHLVFGTLHTSSAAKTIDRMVDVFPAAEKEMVRAMLSESLVAVISQSLLKTRDGSGRVAAHEIMLGTAAIRNLIRENKVAQMYSIIQTGQAQGMQTLDQCLADLVRRGQVAASEARTMARMPENFPG; encoded by the coding sequence ATGGACATCACACAGCTGCTGGCGTTTTCGGTCCGCAACAAGGCTTCGGATCTGCACCTCTCCGCCGGTTTGCCGCCGATGATCCGGGTGCATGGCGACGTGCGGCGCATCAACGTCGATCCGCTCGGGCACAAGAACGTGCACGAGATGGTCTACGACGTCATGAACGACGCCCAGCGCAAGGTCTTCGAGGAGACGCTGGAGTGCGACTTCTCGTTCGAGATCCAGGGCCTGTCGCGCTTCCGGGTCAATGCCTTCAACCACAACCGCGGCGCCGGCGCGGTGTTCCGGACCATCCCGAGCAAGATCCTGACGCTCGAGGACCTGAACTGCCCGAAGGTGTTCGCCGAGCTGTCGCTCAAGCCGCGCGGCATGGTGCTGGTGACCGGGCCGACCGGCTCGGGCAAGAGCACCACGCTGGCGGCGATGGTCAACCACCGCAACGAGAACGAATACGGTCACATCCTGACGGTCGAAGACCCGATCGAGTTCGTGCACGAGTCCAAGAAGTGCCTGATCAACCAGCGCGAGGTCGGGGCGCAGACGCTGTCGTTCTCGAACGCGCTGCGCTCGGCGCTGCGCGAGGATCCGGACGCGATCCTGGTGGGTGAGCTGCGCGATCTCGAGACCATCCGCCTGGCGCTGACCGCCGCCGAAACCGGCCACCTGGTGTTCGGCACGCTGCACACCTCGAGCGCGGCCAAGACGATCGACCGCATGGTCGACGTGTTCCCCGCGGCCGAGAAGGAGATGGTGCGGGCGATGCTGTCGGAGTCGCTGGTGGCGGTGATCTCGCAGTCCCTGCTCAAGACCCGCGACGGCAGCGGCCGGGTGGCGGCGCACGAGATCATGCTGGGCACCGCCGCCATCCGCAACCTGATCCGCGAGAACAAGGTGGCGCAGATGTACTCGATCATCCAGACCGGCCAGGCGCAGGGCATGCAGACGCTCGACCAGTGCCTGGCCGATCTGGTGCGGCGCGGCCAGGTCGCGGCGTCCGAGGCGCGCACGATGGCGCGCATGCCCGAGAACTTCCCGGGTTGA
- a CDS encoding PilT/PilU family type 4a pilus ATPase — protein MERDQASKFINDLLRLLVSRGGSDLFLTSEFPPAIKVDGKVTKVSPQALSGQHTVALARAVMNDKQTAEFERTKECNFAISPQGVGRFRVNAFVQQGQVGMVLRTIPRELPTVDKLGLPNVLKDIAMTKRGLVIMVGATGSGKSTTLAAMVDHRNITAYDHIITIEDPVEFVHPHKNCIVTQREVGIDTLDWGAALKNTLRQAPDVILMGEIRDRETMEHAVAFAETGHLCMATLHANSANQALDRIVNFFPEERRDQLLMDLSLNLKAMVSQRLLPREEGNGRIAAVEILLNTPLITDLIFKGEVSEIKEVMKKSREHGMQTFDQALFALYEGHYVSYEDALRNADSVNDLRLQIKLHSSRARNTDFGSGTEHLSIV, from the coding sequence ATGGAACGCGACCAGGCATCCAAGTTCATCAACGACCTGCTGCGCCTGCTGGTCTCGCGCGGCGGCTCCGACCTGTTCCTGACGTCGGAGTTTCCGCCGGCGATCAAGGTCGACGGCAAGGTCACCAAGGTGTCGCCGCAGGCGCTGTCGGGCCAGCACACGGTGGCGCTGGCGCGCGCGGTGATGAACGACAAGCAGACCGCCGAGTTCGAGCGCACCAAGGAGTGCAACTTCGCGATCTCGCCGCAGGGCGTGGGGCGTTTCCGGGTCAATGCCTTCGTGCAGCAGGGCCAGGTCGGCATGGTGTTGCGCACCATCCCGCGCGAACTGCCCACGGTCGACAAGCTCGGCCTGCCGAACGTGCTCAAGGACATCGCGATGACCAAGCGCGGGCTGGTCATCATGGTGGGCGCCACCGGCTCGGGCAAGAGCACGACGCTGGCGGCGATGGTCGACCACCGCAACATCACGGCTTACGACCACATCATCACGATCGAGGATCCGGTCGAGTTCGTGCACCCGCACAAGAACTGCATCGTCACCCAGCGCGAGGTCGGCATCGACACGCTGGACTGGGGCGCGGCGCTGAAGAACACGCTGCGCCAGGCGCCCGACGTGATCCTGATGGGCGAGATCCGCGACCGCGAGACGATGGAGCACGCGGTCGCCTTCGCCGAGACCGGCCACCTGTGCATGGCCACGCTGCACGCCAACAGCGCCAACCAGGCGCTCGACCGCATCGTCAACTTCTTCCCCGAGGAACGCCGCGACCAGCTGCTGATGGACCTGTCGCTCAATCTCAAGGCGATGGTCAGCCAGCGCCTGCTGCCGCGCGAGGAAGGCAACGGCCGCATCGCCGCGGTCGAGATCCTGCTCAACACGCCGCTGATCACCGACCTGATCTTCAAGGGCGAGGTCTCCGAGATCAAGGAAGTGATGAAGAAGAGCCGCGAGCACGGCATGCAGACCTTCGACCAGGCGCTGTTCGCGCTCTACGAAGGCCATTACGTGAGCTACGAAGACGCGCTGCGCAACGCCGACTCGGTCAACGACCTGCGCCTGCAGATCAAGCTGCACAGCAGCCGTGCGCGCAACACCGATTTCGGCTCCGGCACCGAGCACCTGTCGATCGTCTGA
- a CDS encoding sensor histidine kinase, translating to MRRRIRGGFDGLLVAVLWLLAPLALAQSSPPAARLTQAWFASADTPEPPPRGDARWQPVELPHVWSMAEQEGRGGWYRLAWRDPAARTQTAALPWSVYLPQVHVNAALWLDGLPLGDGGRLDDPMAFHWNHPMLFRLPPAVAAGAEHDLLIRVRVAGGFGLLAPVEIGPDAALRARHDLRRFWQAEVHGVLALLLLSIAALSLAIWGQRRQDTQYLWLAVSCMAWAVFAVFLYGREFWIDPLWMQWLAQNGTVWWVTGLAHYVHRLTGGPRRRIERVVVGVSLLLGVAALLLDPLSRVHVYSLGHVFALITVGYLLVHTLRHARRTGAGSAYGLALACAVVLLAGVHDVVLTMPVAWSSMALVRQLQDWRFYLTPFGAPLASVLLAFFLARRFVSTLAQFEGLNAQLERRVEDSRQALDRQYEARRQLERAQAAAEERERIVREMHDGIGGHLMTALRGVERGAFSQDRLTELLQDSLDDLRLIIDASSASTALQPALAAWRSRWDPRLEALGVALNWHVDEAVAQVELAPDVVLQLMRILQEAVTNTLKHAQASEVDIHTRLQDAELQLVIRDNGRGALGPGLPTFAPAGAGAGQHGLRSMHNRAAAIGARLEWCAAVGGGTQVLLRLGAPTRPA from the coding sequence ATGCGGCGGCGCATCCGGGGCGGCTTCGATGGGCTGCTCGTCGCCGTGCTGTGGCTGCTGGCGCCGTTGGCGCTGGCACAGTCTTCGCCACCGGCTGCGCGCCTGACACAGGCCTGGTTCGCGAGCGCGGACACACCCGAGCCGCCACCGCGGGGCGATGCGCGCTGGCAGCCGGTCGAGCTGCCACATGTCTGGAGCATGGCCGAGCAGGAGGGCCGCGGCGGCTGGTATCGGCTGGCCTGGCGTGATCCGGCGGCGCGCACGCAAACCGCCGCGCTGCCGTGGTCGGTCTATCTGCCGCAGGTGCACGTGAATGCCGCGCTCTGGCTCGACGGCCTGCCGCTGGGCGACGGCGGCCGGCTCGATGATCCGATGGCCTTCCACTGGAACCATCCGATGCTGTTTCGCCTGCCGCCGGCGGTTGCGGCCGGCGCCGAACATGACTTGCTGATCCGCGTGCGTGTAGCCGGTGGCTTCGGCCTGCTCGCGCCGGTGGAGATCGGGCCCGACGCGGCGCTGCGGGCGCGCCATGACCTGCGCCGTTTCTGGCAGGCCGAGGTGCACGGCGTGCTGGCGCTGCTGCTGCTGTCGATCGCCGCGCTGTCGCTGGCGATCTGGGGCCAGCGACGCCAGGACACGCAGTATCTGTGGCTGGCCGTCTCGTGCATGGCCTGGGCGGTGTTCGCGGTGTTCCTGTACGGGCGCGAGTTCTGGATCGATCCGCTGTGGATGCAGTGGCTGGCGCAGAACGGCACCGTCTGGTGGGTGACCGGCCTGGCGCATTACGTGCACCGATTGACCGGTGGGCCGCGGCGACGCATCGAGCGCGTGGTGGTGGGCGTTTCGCTGCTGTTGGGCGTGGCGGCGCTGCTGCTCGATCCGCTCTCGCGGGTGCATGTCTACAGCCTGGGCCACGTGTTCGCGCTGATCACGGTGGGCTACCTGCTGGTCCATACGCTGCGCCATGCCCGGCGCACCGGCGCCGGCAGCGCCTACGGCCTGGCGCTGGCCTGTGCGGTGGTGCTGCTGGCGGGAGTGCACGACGTCGTGCTGACGATGCCGGTGGCCTGGTCGTCGATGGCGCTGGTGCGCCAGCTGCAGGACTGGCGTTTCTACCTGACCCCCTTCGGCGCGCCGCTGGCTTCGGTGCTGCTGGCGTTCTTCCTGGCGCGGCGCTTCGTCTCGACGCTGGCGCAGTTCGAGGGCCTCAACGCCCAGCTCGAGCGCCGTGTCGAGGACAGCCGCCAGGCGCTCGACCGCCAGTACGAAGCCCGCCGCCAGCTCGAGCGCGCGCAGGCCGCGGCCGAGGAGCGCGAACGCATCGTGCGCGAGATGCACGACGGCATCGGCGGCCACCTCATGACCGCGCTGCGCGGTGTCGAGCGCGGGGCCTTCAGCCAGGACCGCCTGACCGAGCTGCTGCAGGACAGCCTCGACGACCTGCGCCTGATCATCGACGCCAGCTCGGCCAGCACCGCGCTGCAGCCGGCGCTGGCGGCCTGGCGCAGCCGCTGGGACCCGCGCCTGGAGGCGCTCGGCGTGGCGCTGAACTGGCATGTCGACGAGGCCGTCGCCCAGGTCGAACTCGCGCCCGACGTCGTGCTGCAGCTCATGCGCATCCTGCAGGAGGCGGTGACCAACACCCTCAAGCACGCCCAGGCGAGCGAGGTCGACATTCACACGCGCCTGCAGGACGCCGAGCTGCAGCTGGTGATCCGCGACAACGGCCGGGGTGCGCTCGGGCCGGGTCTGCCGACCTTCGCGCCCGCCGGCGCCGGGGCCGGGCAGCATGGCTTGCGCTCGATGCACAACCGTGCCGCCGCGATCGGTGCGCGCCTGGAGTGGTGCGCGGCGGTGGGCGGGGGCACGCAGGTGCTGCTGCGCCTGGGCGCGCCGACGCGGCCGGCCTAG
- a CDS encoding response regulator transcription factor: MYDSALIVEDLDEPRLWLVEVLRRALPDLRRIDAAADLAQAEALVNQRHYGLAVVDWSLPDGTAQALIARLARVIPPTLVVVATIHDDDNHVFPALQAGASGYVLKSQPRAVVEAQLRRIAQGEPPLSPSIALRVLAHFRRSLDETAAGAQGATPSSAQRCGPASTPQADDSVRLTGREEDVLRMMGKGHKAAEIGRLLAISVNTVNGYVREVYRKLGISSRAEAAIEATRRGLLR; the protein is encoded by the coding sequence ATGTATGACAGCGCCCTCATCGTCGAAGACCTGGACGAACCCCGCCTCTGGCTGGTCGAGGTGCTGCGCCGCGCCCTGCCCGACCTGCGGCGCATCGACGCCGCGGCCGATCTGGCGCAGGCCGAGGCGCTGGTCAACCAGCGCCACTACGGCCTGGCGGTGGTCGACTGGAGCCTGCCCGACGGCACGGCGCAGGCGCTGATCGCCCGCCTGGCGCGTGTCATCCCGCCCACGCTGGTGGTGGTGGCGACCATCCACGACGACGACAACCACGTCTTCCCGGCCCTGCAGGCCGGTGCCAGCGGCTATGTGCTGAAGTCGCAGCCGCGTGCGGTGGTCGAGGCGCAGTTGCGGCGCATCGCGCAAGGTGAGCCGCCGCTGTCGCCGTCGATCGCCTTGCGCGTGCTGGCGCACTTCCGCCGCTCGCTCGACGAGACGGCGGCCGGTGCGCAGGGTGCGACGCCGTCATCGGCGCAGCGCTGCGGCCCGGCATCGACACCGCAGGCCGACGACAGCGTGCGCCTGACCGGGCGCGAAGAAGACGTGCTGCGCATGATGGGCAAGGGCCACAAGGCCGCCGAGATCGGCCGCCTGCTGGCCATCAGCGTGAACACCGTGAACGGCTACGTGCGCGAGGTCTACCGCAAGCTCGGCATCTCGAGTCGCGCCGAAGCGGCGATCGAGGCCACCCGGCGCGGCCTGTTGCGCTAG
- a CDS encoding NAD(P)-dependent oxidoreductase produces the protein MSSKIYEPVAPQRVAFLGLGVMGGPMAGHLARAGHQVTVYNRTAAKAQAWAAEHGGTFATTPREAALGAEIVFACVGNDDDLRSVVLGADGAFAGMQPGAVFVDHTTASAEVARELAGAARVIGLRFIDAPVSGGQAGAVNGALTVMCGGDALAFEAIKPVAMAFSKAVTLLGDSGAGQLAKMVNQICIAGLVQGLAEAIAFGQNAGLDMNQVLDVIGKGAAQSWQLDNRGKTMVEGRFDFGFAVDWMRKDLGLVLAEARRNGSRLPVTALVDQFYADVQQHGGQRWDTSSLITRLK, from the coding sequence ATGAGCAGCAAGATCTACGAACCCGTCGCGCCGCAGCGCGTCGCCTTTCTCGGCCTGGGCGTGATGGGCGGCCCGATGGCCGGCCACCTGGCCCGCGCCGGCCACCAGGTCACGGTCTACAACCGCACGGCGGCCAAGGCGCAGGCCTGGGCGGCCGAACACGGCGGCACCTTCGCGACCACCCCGCGCGAGGCGGCCCTGGGCGCCGAGATCGTGTTCGCCTGCGTCGGCAACGACGACGACCTGCGCTCGGTGGTGCTGGGTGCCGATGGCGCCTTCGCCGGCATGCAGCCCGGTGCGGTGTTTGTCGATCACACCACCGCCTCGGCCGAGGTGGCGCGCGAGCTGGCCGGCGCGGCCCGGGTGATCGGCCTGCGTTTCATCGACGCGCCGGTGTCGGGCGGCCAGGCCGGTGCGGTCAACGGCGCGCTGACCGTGATGTGCGGCGGCGACGCGCTTGCCTTCGAGGCCATCAAGCCGGTGGCGATGGCATTCTCGAAGGCCGTCACGCTGCTGGGCGACAGCGGCGCCGGCCAGCTCGCCAAGATGGTCAACCAGATCTGCATCGCCGGGCTGGTGCAGGGCCTGGCCGAGGCGATCGCCTTCGGCCAGAACGCCGGCCTTGACATGAACCAGGTGCTCGACGTCATCGGCAAGGGCGCGGCGCAGAGCTGGCAGCTCGACAACCGCGGCAAGACCATGGTCGAAGGCCGGTTCGACTTCGGCTTCGCGGTCGACTGGATGCGCAAGGACCTGGGCCTGGTGCTGGCCGAGGCGCGCCGCAACGGCTCGCGCCTGCCGGTGACGGCGCTGGTGGACCAGTTCTACGCCGACGTGCAGCAGCACGGCGGCCAGCGCTGGGACACCTCGAGCCTGATCACGCGCCTGAAGTGA
- a CDS encoding BON domain-containing protein, with translation MNRPDPTVSSTSNTALIHATDTPQARHPLPRLLCTALAAAATVAALSGCAPLIIGGAALGGALVATDRRTSGTQIEDQGIELKASNRIKELMGDKAHVNVTSYDRQVLLTGEVFNEADKATIEQAVAKVENVRNVVNDLYIGWPSSTSDRSRDLLLASKVKATLVDAKDLSANAFTVVTERSVVYLMGKVTDAEASRAIELIRTISGVQKVVRLLEIITPEQLADRKPK, from the coding sequence ATGAACCGCCCTGACCCGACCGTCTCCTCCACCTCGAACACCGCCTTGATCCACGCCACCGACACCCCCCAGGCCCGCCACCCCCTGCCCCGCCTGCTCTGCACGGCGCTGGCCGCCGCCGCCACGGTGGCCGCACTGAGCGGATGCGCGCCGCTGATCATCGGCGGCGCCGCGCTCGGCGGCGCGCTGGTCGCCACCGACCGCCGCACCTCGGGCACCCAGATCGAGGACCAGGGCATCGAGCTCAAGGCGTCCAACCGCATCAAGGAACTGATGGGCGACAAGGCCCACGTCAACGTCACCAGCTACGACCGCCAGGTGCTGCTGACCGGCGAGGTCTTCAACGAGGCCGACAAGGCCACCATCGAGCAGGCCGTGGCCAAGGTCGAGAACGTGCGCAACGTCGTCAACGACCTGTACATCGGCTGGCCCAGCTCGACCTCCGACCGCTCGCGCGACCTGCTGCTGGCCAGCAAGGTCAAGGCCACGCTGGTCGACGCCAAGGACCTCTCGGCCAACGCCTTCACGGTGGTCACCGAACGCAGCGTGGTCTACCTGATGGGCAAGGTCACCGACGCCGAAGCCAGCCGCGCGATCGAACTGATCCGCACCATCTCGGGCGTGCAGAAGGTGGTGCGCCTGCTCGAGATCATCACGCCCGAACAGCTGGCCGATCGCAAGCCGAAATGA
- a CDS encoding SIS domain-containing protein: protein MLEQRIQQQFFDSADLKYAAADALTRPITEAVNSLLGCITAGGKVLACGNGGSAAEAQRVASLLVGRFERERPGLAAMSLSSDTSVLTGVGRDQGLDQIFARQVLALGHPGDVLLALSTTGSAANVLAAVEAAHEKEMTVIALTGQGGGQMNQTLAETDVHICVPHQRSARILEVHLLVIHCICDAMDLQLLGEHDQ from the coding sequence ATGCTAGAGCAGCGCATCCAACAGCAATTTTTTGACAGTGCAGACCTCAAGTACGCCGCCGCAGACGCCCTGACGCGGCCGATCACCGAAGCCGTCAATTCACTGCTCGGCTGCATCACCGCGGGCGGCAAGGTGCTGGCCTGCGGCAACGGCGGCTCGGCCGCCGAGGCCCAGCGGGTCGCCTCGCTGCTGGTGGGCCGCTTCGAGCGCGAACGCCCCGGGCTGGCGGCCATGAGCCTGTCGAGCGACACCTCGGTGCTGACCGGCGTCGGCCGCGACCAGGGCCTCGACCAGATCTTCGCGCGCCAGGTGCTGGCACTCGGCCATCCGGGCGACGTGCTGCTGGCGCTGAGCACCACCGGCAGCGCCGCCAACGTGCTGGCCGCAGTCGAAGCCGCCCACGAGAAGGAAATGACCGTCATCGCCCTCACCGGCCAGGGTGGCGGCCAGATGAACCAGACGCTGGCCGAGACCGACGTGCACATCTGCGTGCCGCACCAGCGCAGCGCCCGCATCCTCGAAGTCCATCTGCTCGTCATCCACTGCATCTGCGATGCGATGGACCTGCAACTGCTCGGAGAACATGACCAATGA
- a CDS encoding YraN family protein, with amino-acid sequence MSVLKRLGLGWGADEKPAASRGRAAEDRALTHLLAQGLALVERNYRVARGPARRGGEIDLVMRDRDATLVFVEVRSRRNAHHGGAAASVGHAKRASLIYAARHYLLRFRAPPACRFDLVAIDGDALEWLPGAFDAG; translated from the coding sequence ATGTCCGTGCTCAAGCGTCTGGGACTCGGTTGGGGTGCAGATGAAAAACCCGCAGCAAGCCGCGGTCGGGCGGCAGAAGACCGCGCCCTGACGCACCTGCTGGCGCAGGGGCTGGCGCTGGTCGAGCGCAATTATCGAGTGGCGCGCGGCCCGGCCCGGCGCGGCGGCGAAATCGACCTGGTGATGCGCGACCGCGACGCCACGCTGGTGTTCGTGGAGGTGCGCAGCCGGCGCAATGCCCACCACGGCGGCGCGGCGGCCAGCGTGGGCCACGCCAAGCGCGCCAGCCTGATCTATGCCGCCCGGCACTATCTGCTGCGCTTTCGTGCGCCGCCGGCCTGCCGATTCGATCTGGTGGCGATCGACGGCGACGCGCTGGAATGGCTGCCCGGCGCCTTCGACGCCGGCTGA
- the rsmI gene encoding 16S rRNA (cytidine(1402)-2'-O)-methyltransferase, with product MLLQAAAAACAGQQHPASTLYVVATPIGNLADMTLRAIHVLSLVDAVACEDTRVTAVLLQRLGLHKPLLALHQHNEDDATPAVVARLARGERVAYVSDAGTPAVSDPGARLVAGVHAAGWRVLPLPGASSVVTALSAAGDAQGSGFRFIGFLPPKAQARQQALRALADERASVVIFEAPHRIEALAQALADELGARTLTVCRELTKQFESIHTLAAADWPAWLAADDDRRRGEFVVVLHGLGHDDLADETELAARSTALDAWLQALLDVMPLKQAVALAATASGVPRNTLYQRALVLRADRPGPADDADDIEPGAAAAARVDAGEGHDVGAPAPSGGVLLSSSQPLLPRRKAARR from the coding sequence TTGTTGCTGCAGGCCGCGGCCGCCGCCTGCGCCGGCCAGCAGCACCCGGCCTCCACACTGTATGTGGTGGCCACGCCGATCGGCAACCTCGCCGACATGACCCTGCGCGCCATCCACGTGCTGAGCCTGGTCGATGCCGTGGCCTGCGAGGACACCCGCGTCACCGCGGTGCTGCTGCAGCGCCTGGGCCTGCACAAGCCGCTGCTGGCGCTGCATCAGCACAACGAGGACGATGCCACCCCCGCCGTCGTGGCGCGCCTGGCCCGTGGCGAGCGGGTCGCCTACGTCAGCGATGCCGGCACGCCGGCGGTGTCCGACCCCGGTGCGCGGCTGGTGGCCGGCGTGCACGCCGCGGGTTGGCGGGTGCTGCCGCTGCCGGGCGCGAGCAGCGTCGTCACGGCCCTGAGCGCGGCCGGCGATGCGCAGGGCAGCGGCTTCCGTTTCATCGGATTCCTGCCACCCAAGGCGCAGGCGCGCCAGCAGGCGCTGCGTGCGCTGGCCGACGAGCGCGCGTCGGTGGTGATCTTCGAGGCGCCGCACCGCATCGAGGCGCTGGCGCAGGCGCTGGCCGATGAACTGGGCGCGCGCACGCTGACCGTCTGCCGCGAACTCACCAAGCAGTTCGAGAGCATCCACACGCTGGCGGCCGCCGACTGGCCGGCCTGGCTGGCGGCCGACGACGACCGGCGCCGCGGCGAGTTCGTCGTGGTGCTGCACGGCCTCGGCCATGACGATCTGGCCGATGAAACCGAGCTGGCGGCCCGTTCGACCGCGCTCGATGCCTGGCTGCAGGCCCTGCTCGACGTGATGCCGCTCAAGCAGGCCGTGGCCCTGGCCGCCACCGCCAGCGGCGTGCCGCGCAACACGCTCTACCAGCGCGCGCTGGTGCTGCGTGCCGATCGGCCCGGGCCGGCCGACGACGCCGACGACATCGAGCCAGGTGCTGCAGCCGCCGCCCGCGTCGACGCCGGCGAGGGCCACGATGTCGGCGCGCCGGCGCCGTCCGGCGGCGTGCTGCTGTCGAGCAGCCAGCCACTTTTGCCACGTCGCAAAGCCGCTCGGCGATGA